The window ACCCAACTGTCCGCCTCATCCTCTCCACCTCGCTCTCTCTCTTCCTCCCCGCCACGTCATACCTCTTCTCGGAGGCCAAGAACGCGGTCGGCCAGACGGCGGACCTGTCGGTTCGAGCCCGGACGATCCTCATGTGGATGTTCCTCGTGGAGCTCCTCCGCAAGAAGGTGGAGGCGATCCTGGTCACCGCAGGCATGCATGGCTATTCGGACACAATCCACAGCGCCAGCCGGGTCGTCTGGCTAGGCAGCCTCGTCTTCTTCAACCTAAGAAGCGCCGGCAAGAAGGCATTGTATGGAACCCTGTGGGTTCTTGCAGCCGCCAAGTTGGTCCAGAGGTTCGTCACCGTAGAGCTGGGGAAGCGCTCATTCGCCTATGGCAGGAACCCCCAGCTTCTCGCTTCGTACATGACCCAAATGCTGAAGCTACAAGGTCAAGACAACCATGGACCGGCTGGGTCGGATGTTTTGAAGCGGTGCAACTACGCCGTGATTGGCGAAGAGGAGCTGAAGAAGGAGGCCGGCCCGAAGGGTTACAAGCTCGACGAGCTGGAGAAGGCAATATTAGATACCGACTCCAGTTCCAGTGTCATCACGGTTGGCAAAATCTGGGCTTTCGCTGAGAAAGACCCGATGCTCCGTAGTGACCCGAAGCTGAAGCGGCTATGCCTCTCCTTCGCCCTCTTCAAGCTGCTCCGCCGGAGGCTAGAGGAGTTCCCCATCACTGACGCGGAAGCCTCCAACTGCCGCGACCTCGTCTTCAAAGGTCTGTGGCAAGAGGGCATGGTTGGGGAGGATGCCATCCAAGTGTTCAGCGACGAACTCCAGTTCCTCTGCGAGTACTACCACTCCGTTCTTCCGGTGGTGTTTGCCAGCCCCTTCTTCTTCGTGCACAACTACATCCTGTTCCCCATCATTGTATGGGCATTCTGCATCCTCATGCTCATCTCGTGTAGCAACGGCGATGTGGCCTACGCCTTGGACAGCTTCAGGACCGACAACTACGTCATGTCTGGCGGCATGCTGAGGATGGCCAGGTGCGTCCTTGGCAAGGTGTGGGAGTCCCTATCGACCCCTTTCGTCTTCTGCGGTGTCGACATATCCATCACCATCCTGCTCATCCTCGCCTTCGCCTACGAGGAGGTCTGGGAGTTCATCGTGTTCCTGCTCTCCAACTGGTTCATGGTGTCGCTGCTCTGCAGCCACACCTCCACGCCGGAGTGGCGCACGCACCCGCTTCTGAGAAGGATCATCCCGTCCATCGTCTCGGTGAGGAACACCATGAACCAACCTAAGGTCTGCTTCAAGCAGTTTTCTGTGCTACGGTTCAGCCGGCTGTCGTTGCCGCTGCCCACCAGGGAGGTTCCCGAAGAAGCCAAGACGTTAATCATGGAGCGTCTGGCTAGGGTCAGCCGCGACGCTCCTCTCAGCAACGGCATGTCTGTTCTGCGATCAGCCGAGCACCGTCTGTCGATACAGTCACATGAGCTGTCGTGGGCGTGCAAGAGCGACAGCATCGCTGAGGTGATTCTCACGTGGCACATCGCCACGGCGCTGCTGGACGCGACGTGCCGGCGGCAGAGGGGCACGCGGCCTGAGGATGGACGCGACGTGCCGGCGGCAGAGGGGCACGCGGCCTGAGGATGGACGCGAGGCGGCCACGGCATTGTCCGGATACTGCGCCTACTTGGTCGCCTTCCATCCGAAGCTCCTCCCGGACGACAAGGACGGGACGGAGCTGGTGCACGCGGACATGAAAATGCAGCTGAGAGAGGAGATGGGAGGCTGGTGGGGATACTACCGCTCCGGCGAGAGCGAACGGTACACCAAGCTGATGCAGGTCGCACGGACCAGGCAGGAGGGGACCACGGTGATAAGCAAGGGAGCAAGGCTCGGGAAGGTTTTCATCGACAGGTACAAAGATGACGCACGCGAGAGAGTGTGGAAGCTG is drawn from Aegilops tauschii subsp. strangulata cultivar AL8/78 chromosome 1, Aet v6.0, whole genome shotgun sequence and contains these coding sequences:
- the LOC109787346 gene encoding uncharacterized protein; its protein translation is MAGINSTSPPPPFQVQPPPSAFCDSSSKLLPFVYNLTIFYAEANLRGDEAPLVATSVVMFVLAVLFFILNVFSRSSDVSTILNPTVRLILSTSLSLFLPATSYLFSEAKNAVGQTADLSVRARTILMWMFLVELLRKKVEAILVTAGMHGYSDTIHSASRVVWLGSLVFFNLRSAGKKALYGTLWVLAAAKLVQRFVTVELGKRSFAYGRNPQLLASYMTQMLKLQGQDNHGPAGSDVLKRCNYAVIGEEELKKEAGPKGYKLDELEKAILDTDSSSSVITVGKIWAFAEKDPMLRSDPKLKRLCLSFALFKLLRRRLEEFPITDAEASNCRDLVFKGLWQEGMVGEDAIQVFSDELQFLCEYYHSVLPVVFASPFFFVHNYILFPIIVWAFCILMLISCSNGDVAYALDSFRTDNYVMSGGMLRMARCVLGKVWESLSTPFVFCGVDISITILLILAFAYEEVWEFIVFLLSNWFMVSLLCSHTSTPEWRTHPLLRRIIPSIVSVRNTMNQPKVCFKQFSVLRFSRLSLPLPTREVPEEAKTLIMERLARVSRDAPLSNGMSVLRSAEHRLSIQSHELSWACKSDSIAEVILTWHIATALLDATCRRQRGTRPEDGRDAATALSGYCAYLVAFHPKLLPDDKDGTELVHADMKMQLREEMGGWWGYYRSGESERYTKLMQVARTRQEGTTVISKGARLGKVFIDRYKDDARERVWKLLGDLWTEVMLYVAPTSSELHMKAHKEALAEGGEFITVLWAIVTHTGIARPAEPVEAPLRSISISGV